ACGGTGACACACAATTTTATCTCTTAAGAAAtctgctagggaaagttgaatAGATAAAATGGACACCACTAAAAACTTACACTACTTGGAGTCTCCTCATCATCAATCCTCCTGCCATCAAAGAAAAAGCGTAACGATCCGACAGGCAAGCCCTAAAACATGACGTGAAAATTTTACTCTTGTACAGACAAGTATAAAATGTGACAAAAAAATATTGCAGAAATAGGCAGACCATAAGTGAGGGACATTGGGCTTTTAATGGGCCACAGACATTGGCTACGCTTGAGTTATGAATTAGAATATTAGGCGATGTGATTGAAATTTACCACTGACCAAAAACAATGGTACTCACCACTAGAGTATTTCGAATTCGATGACAATCAAGCATTCTTTCAGAACCTATATGCGTAGTTGTGGTGTTTGCAAATAATGGAAATGAATTGTATGTTACTCAAACAGTGTAAATACATGCTATATTTCACTAACTCTTGAATTTTGCTTCACAACCAATGATTCAGGAAAACTTAATTTACTGTTGGGTTGTTATACCTAATCTACTGAAGGTTGTTTCTGTAAACGGAGAGACCTACTTAACATGTGACAGAAAATGCAGAATAACAATGAATATCATCAGCATTGATTAACTTGGATTGAGTATCATGTTGTTGCAAATGTTGTGTGATCTTACTCCAATGAAACGAGGTTCAAGCACAAGTGCATGTGGGGGTACCTTGCAGAGGTTGATCCTAGTTTCAATTCTGACAATTTATGTACAAAACCAAAGTTAAATACACTTTAGAGTTTGTCGACAATGAATGACAATTGGATAGAACTGTAGTAGTAGTAAACAACAGGCTTCAGTAATAATTAGCCGTTTCTAATGGTCTCCCTTCTGCTAACAGTTTATTCTAACTGCAACTCACTGTGTACCCTATTTGACTCACTATGTACCCTAATTTAACCTGGAGACAAgacttgtaaattttaaaagtcGATCAGCGTAGTATCAAAGATAGCCCGATAGCTACtacaaaaaagtatttattGTGAGTAAACTATGGCATATATACTAGGTAACATATTTGACATTTTTACAGGTTATGCGCAGACTATTGATGCAAAATGATAGATCTCAATAGACCAAAAAAACTGAATtcaatgaaattgaaaaatttttaaaGCTACAAATCGGttcaaaaaacaaattaaaatcttCCCATCACAGCAGCACTACAATAAATTTTCACCACAGCAGCATTACCATAACCGGCATAATGAAAATTTAGAGCCAACCAAGCATTAGGTCTCAGTGAGGTGACAACAGCaaagtatacatgtaatttatgtTAAATTGATGGAACTTTCTTCTGCAGAAATTGTTAACTAGTCATCAAGTGTGTAATGTGCACAGGATTTGTTGTGCAGGTGAAAGCCCTACATTGAGTACTATTACTAGTTGGCCGACTGTCAATCCCATAAGGCTAGCGGTGGATTATTATCTAGCCATTTATTATATCTGTGGTTTTGTTCAACTTTGTCTaagacaaataaatatttatcatgAAAACAGATGATGCTGATATTATTGTGGAAACTCTGTTAGTGACAAGttccttaagcctggttcccatatcgaatgCGAGACTCCGCGGTaaattgcgcagcaaaacgcttgcgacgctagacTTCCAGGCTTCTGTTCACAtttaaagctgcatcgctaaacataatcgcataaTCACAAAATGTTCGCATGCCATGCcgttttgataatggtgaccttcacctgtacagtgcatttcgggaagggtTTGCCTGCGACTTTTCGCGAAacttgaacagcgctaaactcttggtacccggcgtgtaggttcacatttcaccgcaatagcctgcggtgatgtcgccggtgctttgcgacataTATGGGAACCATGCTTTAGACACACAATGCTAAGAAATTCAAGCCTATTGTTCGCCATTGTCTATGTTTTACGCCTATTGCCATGTCAAAGGTTGATTACTacttaatttttagtttttcaaaccaaattaataaaacttgatcagcCAGAACTTTTTATTTATCTGCGTTGCAAATATGAAGccagattttttaaaattatcattACATAGGCTTACTTGAACtatttagtaaaaattattgtgcattttttataatatttactatggaatttaattcattatacatgtatacctctataactacaaatataactatatatataactttaattcaatGACCATAGGTCCTGAGTTTGATAACAATGTTAAAAGATGAAGGAAATGATAATCATTGCAACGAAGCTGGAGTTACTAGGTTAACAATaaattaactatagttacaaaggttaatatactattttgttacaaatttttaattagtaCAAtgcgtatataaaattttgatgttttttatcaaGGGGTGTTTCCTTTAGATAACTACTGTAGGTTTTTATATCCTCTTTACAATATTtgcgccttacgatgccaacaccggaatgaattaatgtcgtatggcggGATGCACTGTAGAAGTAAACAAAGTTGCAAGTATTCCAAACTGAAGGAATACAatgagtaattttaaaaatcaagGTAAGTGTGACCAACCACAGCAACAATACGTAGATTGCCTGAACCTAGGAGTTCATACATTACCAATTTTAAACGAGGCAGTTATTTCCTTGACACATTTAGGAGCTACATATCATTGGCTCACTCATCGCACAGCTAGGAACCCACATTGCCAGTGAATGAACTGATGCTTGCAAAATCTGAGAAAGACAAGGAGAGTTTTGACCTAGGCTCTAAAGGTTGGAAGGTAGTTTCTTGCATGccatttttctttttcaattaGGATTGGAAGTATTAGTTTTAGGTCATCAGAGGAAAGATTAAAAACCGCTATGACACTAGATGTATTATGAATAGAACAAATCAGAAATAGGCTACGTTATTCTTGTGAATCTGTTAAAATTTAAGGAATGGGTCACACCATGTACAATATTTCCCTGTATAAATCAGGCAGCGGTCTACTAACTGATGTATCTTCGAGCCAGCCATGTAATAGTGGTATAATGCACATACAGGATGATaactagtaactactagtattGATTACAATTATTCTACAATAATCATTAATCATGACCAACCTGCTTCTGGCTATATGTCTTCTTTAATTTGGACATAGGCGTGGTCATTTTTACTTTAAAGTGTATTTCTGATCCTTGATCCTAAAAGCATTGAATAAATCCTACAATGTAACCTTGAGGGACATCAAGAAAAAGCTATATCTAACTCATCATTTCATCTTGCTAGTTGATTAGTAAACCATGTCCATGCGACATACAAGGTCATAATCGAAAACTaattacagtgaaactcggataactcaaacttcaagggaccgagcaaaagtgttcgaattatcagagcgttcaagttatcagagcactgtcacaagtccatgtatttacttatggcttgtttcaaattaaatgcttctaatgtaaagtttaaaacgtttttatcaaaaagtatagagatttttctatcatttgagattggtttgttgtttgaggtgatgttattgccaggacgttttttagattgacattggcaaaacttgatcgttgctgaaatgctcaaaagaaaagacaactttttcttttgagcgttttacccacgatcaattttgccgatttttcttgaagtttatgcaaagattaccttactttacctgggattcgttaagagcaacactccgaggcagttcaattaaaagttttacgaggttttacggtacattgtatatcactcacgctttttgaatggatacttattgaatgtacacacgtattctgtgtttaggtcaaacgatgaatagtttttttttagctaagacaacgtatacgtttaattacaacaatttttaagacgttttaaacattcaacattccgacgttgattcaacacggaatcaacgtcggaaaactattcgtcacgggctagccgggtcacgcactcaaggattttcgccatgcaaatacaaaacaaaaacaacatgctgtttttgttttgtatgtgcgtggcgaaaatccttgcgcccgtgacccggctagcccgtgctattcatcgtatagcagtataaatctaatttcaccaaacctttagaaaagtcgttgacaaaaatattttgccgatggaggtaataacgacgcttatgaattacgaaaagttgaggtttacctctacggcttggaataaagtgattttctaaagcgatagcaaccgtttcggtagccgttgggcaaaaaacagttcgaattaacagtgttgagttcgagttaaccatgtgttcgctatatccgagggcgagttatccatgtttcactgtatttaaaGCACGGTAGTTAGGATATCGGAGAGTACAGGCAGTCATTtaatcaatatataaaataattaaatggaTTGTTGAAGATATAAAGATTCTACTGATCTTGTAAATCTCAATTCAATTAAATTTTCTGaatagtaattattatttttatgacgcAGAGCTGAGTTGTACTGAAACCATCAACAGCACCTGCTATTATTATGTGCACACCTGACTTTTTTCAACTGACCTACAATCATCTACAGCACCAGCTATTACTACGTATTCGGCATGTAGTGTACTCACAAACAGTGATACAGTTTGACAGAAAAATGATGGCGGTGCATCTATCTACTAGTACAACTAGACAATGACATAGAGATTGGTAGATTCACCATGAAAATATGCATGATAAACAAATTCCGCTTGCTACCTCCATAAAACGCTGGCAATGATGGACAACTAACACTGAACAGTAAAAATTCTTAGCACAAGTCAGTAAATTTACTATTAAATACACAAGCACAAAATGGCTGCACTTGAGGCTTCatttgtgtgtatataaaaaagtgTACTGTCTAGTAGGAGTCACTTTTACTAGTGTATAATTAGTTGGTAATAGTATTGTTGGGTAGAACATAATGTTCCAGTCATTATAAGCTAGAGTACATAATAATTTAAcatacaattaaaaatataagctGAAAGAAATACAGAAATTATTATCTTCTGTTCTTTTACCTGCCCAACAACTTTAAGGGTGATGTATTCTGTGGTTTCTTTAGAGTCACCACTAGGCCCGGCAGCAGCATCAGGTTTTGCATCCTACAATCAAAACATTGGGCAAGTTATATCAGTatacattaatataatataaactttaatCTAGCATTTCACCAAGTGAATTGAATCGATTGAACATGTgaacataaaataattatcacGCAAATTGTTAAAACGGAAAAAAATACACGTGATCATTGGGCTGCTACGAATACTATAACCCAATCAGAGCTCGGCACACTTAGGAATGCCTAATAACAGAACTTTCCATGAAGAGCTTCTAGTGTGTGCTCTAGCCCATGGCTTTTGACCACGATTTTAAGCTGCAATGCTGAATATTTTTCTTGGTGGGGTGAAAACCAAAAATAACCTTGAATTTTCCATTATCATTTTGGAAGTACCACAGTATATATTAATCATCTGTCATGGATAATCAGTTGTGTTGGCAATAGCATTGGTGCAACTATtcatattgttatatttttggCTCAAGAGAAACCCattatgtttaaataaaatcaacCGACTACAAAATTATAAAGCCTATGAGATGAAGtgagcaaaaataatttttcaacatCTTCAAACAGCGAAAGTcctattttaaaatgttttgcatATAGTTACAAATGGCATCAGTGGTCTTCACAAAGCTGACACAAGCCTATCATTGTTCTATATAAAGCATTTGTTTGCGTAAAGCTGGAGTATTGTCATTCGAAAGCGAATCTTAAAATACCAACTAAAGCTGAaaaataatcccacgaccacacgagcggagcggaagtgtgggagttttatgataaatgcatgcgcacacaacttacgaaaattattcatcaacaatgagacgaaccctcgtcaagaaatttcatcaaaaaatttaagcatcggaatttaaagtcgttaaagtataataacgatacaaaacatatttaaaactatttaaatatgttaccaagtctttgtaaacctatgataatatcttaaaactcacccatctgatcggattatacacaaatagacagattaatttcaacgaaaatcgccacaaaacacttgaaaagcttggtttaataaaagttaagaccggaaactaaaacgccgagggacagataatagaacgatgaagtatgaagatgtcttgcgcatttcacgaaaaagtaacgtgcacttttcaccagtctatagcattgtcgaattgccgaaggttttggccattaacataggagtacagaaatcgtttcatttttgctcatttcaattttttcattttcatttgccaacacatttaaatactttcccattctaactgatgtccaacgcagtataagtaaaggcaagcaaattacgatgatattttttaacgtttcttatgagattattacaataattaactataagtttggacgactacagaacaatgactacgtagtacagactttctaaaaatctaacgcagtgtaagtaaaggcatgacgatgatattttttctaacggttctaatgagattattgtaataattaattataagtttggatgactacaggacaatgattacgtagtacagattttctaaaaatctatataaatatcacaacttcgtgatattgttagctatgccgttttgaaatgtaaacaaaattgtgcattggttttttattattactatataaataatattggttattctaataatatcaatgcattttacttctaatattggccaatattgcatttctttttttgcaggaggagagatataaacatataatcttttcctttcattattactatttgttgtatataataacacccagtttACTATATTCTAGaaaaatatactatatatatatatagtagaaattagtatatattttactatatatataggaaaatctatataaatatcacaacttcgtgatattgctacctattacgttttgaaatgtaatcaaaattgtgtattgtttttctattattactatattaataaaattgattattctaagaatatcagtgcattttacttctaatattggccaatattgcatttctcctattgcagggggaaaatataaagatcttttccattcattactgcttattgttgtatataataacacccacacccagtacattacagctaccattgcagttatcctattgcactgcagagccatttgattgctaatattgcatttctcaaccatcagtaccctttctttttttgccagtatctctggccatctctttggtcgtgggctgtatgacagtggaatttctagtaaaataCAATCAAAATAATTCATCTTAAATGAAAATCAACTTTTTCGGCCAATTATAGATGCTTTGGTTTCAACTAATCATAGACAACATATACATTTAGATATGATGCTAGGTGTCGGCTACGCAAAGACTTGTCGGTGTGTAGTTACAGCTCAATAGTAAGGAGCTGAGATAGTGTGCCAAGTTTAAGTTAAAACCTCAGAGCAGAATGtgattgtaaaaattaaaaggCGTAGGCCTACTGTCTTTGCACTGGACACTCAGTCAGACACACTGAAAGGGGTTACAGCAGAGCTCATTATACCTATTGTAAAAAGCTTGGATGAAAAACTGTTCTCATTGGTAATTGACTCCCTTCAAAAACTATACCTACCACAAGTCATTTGTCAACAAATTGTATTGATCTTATATTTTCAGTACTAATACGGAAATATTAGTTTGATTTGACATGTTTTGCTAATATCTTTTACATTGTGTAATGTAATAGATCCCAGCAACTATAACGCTAATCCGAGGACATGCATCACTTATTATAAGACGAGACATTGAGAATGTAATATCATTAGTCAAATACAAGGTCAAACTTAAACATTCTttaaccagaagaaaaatgtatCAAATCATTAGAAGTTACACAAATTACCCATTACGACAGAGTTGTTTGCCTATCTCACCCGTGTATTGAATTAGATTTCCAACAGTATTCTTTGCTTTTTTTTCATTTAGGCACATAGCACTAACTGTTTTATGCAAAACTGGCTGTGCCAGCCAGTAATTATTCATTTGTCAGCTCTTAGATGAACTTTGATCATGACTATTGTATGAACACATTTATTCTGCACATAGTGACAAAACTTGCAAATACATGAGCATCAATAAATGGCAAATACTTTGGCACTACATGCACCAAGTACTCATATCGAAAAATACCATGCGTCGTGTCAACTCAATCGCACTTGatgcgagttaactcgcatatttataacattgctatgcacccaacgcgagttatcGTCTGAGATTTACTCATTGTAtcactatttttaaattatagaagacaattttttatttgttaggcCAATCAGACAAACGTTGAAATATGTCTCAATGATGTCTCTGGTAAAAATTATGACCAAAATAGTACACCCATATCGGCATCTAcctaaaccggaaatcatcatggcaatttaaaattttatcgtttgcgatcaatttttttcaactccagaagtaaatatgcagattcagaagtggtaagacagctaaagactgcataaatcaaatcaaaacattgtttttaatgtttcaaagtttttattaacttttaattttgccaatttaaatcgttatactcaaataaaaatacactttttaggctgtcagccgTAGTCAGCCTAAAGTTATTGTTCACTTTTGATAGCATCaaattgattcttagagctgtatatgaagtctgaaaagccaagaacagagttattgaacatatttttatcatttaaaacaTATTTGTGACAGTTAATTTGCGTTATATTGGAATGTAGATTAGCTATGTTTTGGTGTGAAGGATTATACTAGCGAAGAAAAGTTCGAAATTAGAGTTTCataattttcatgttcatgattAACTGTTTATGTATAAATAACATTGATAactgtgtattgtatgtaataaataagaaattttagtcaaacttggcatattttgcaatttttatggtgcaagtctaactttgtttcagcaaataacaattttttcaaaatgagAAACTTTCTGAAACTAGCTTCTTTGAGACAAAGATCTACATGAAATGGACATGAGTtgtctatatgaatgtaatatcatttgaaagaaATGACTTGGTTGGTTCTTGTGCaacttgaatgagtaaattatctaaAGTCTGTttcttgtagtagtaatttgaattatggCAATTTTCTGAAAAAATGAGCAGTATTTGGGGCTAATCGCCTCGAAACTAgccgggtgcgaatgagttaaagcCGTGAAAACACGTAAAAAACACGTGTAAACATTGCCACTCGATTGCAACTCAGTTACTCATGATCAGAGCCATATAGAGAAGGGCAGTAGAAAGCGGTGCTTCCAAAATCTCAGGTTAAGTTTTTTATCTATTTAAAGTGGTATACCAGTTGAAATTCCTGTAAACTTTTGGATATGTCTATATCAAAGACCTGTGCTATATAGTTTTTGATTTTTACATTTGTGTTAAAGTTGTAATAGCTTTAATAGATTATGCCAAGGTGTCCATATTGTAAACATGTAAACACGATAGCACGAATCCTATCATTGCCAACTTATGTTCTGCTAGTTATATTATGTGggtatataatatcatatatataatatatacccacataatatatataatcaccATTGTTAC
Above is a window of Watersipora subatra chromosome 3, tzWatSuba1.1, whole genome shotgun sequence DNA encoding:
- the LOC137389522 gene encoding small ubiquitin-related modifier 1-B-like, which translates into the protein MSEPANDAKPDAAAGPSGDSKETTEYITLKVVGQDQGSEIHFKVKMTTPMSKLKKTYSQKQGLPVGSLRFFFDGRRIDDEETPSSLGMEDDDCIEVYQEQTGGHRT